The following are from one region of the Candidatus Neomarinimicrobiota bacterium genome:
- a CDS encoding 4Fe-4S dicluster domain-containing protein: MRYAMAVDTKKCVGCNDCVVACQTENDVPIGHCRDWIVEVTTGTYPDLQLEIRSERCNHCANAPCVRTCPTEASHYAAGGIVLVEESECIGCKACITSCPYDARFVHPEGYIDKCTFCAHRVEKGQNPACVSVCPTHAMIFGDLDDPNSDISKAMATRKWKSLIPEAGTDPKVFYLL, encoded by the coding sequence ATGAGATATGCCATGGCTGTAGACACCAAAAAATGTGTGGGCTGTAATGATTGTGTGGTGGCCTGTCAAACTGAAAATGATGTTCCCATTGGACACTGTCGCGATTGGATCGTGGAAGTGACCACCGGAACCTATCCGGATCTACAATTGGAGATTCGTTCTGAACGCTGTAACCATTGCGCCAATGCCCCCTGTGTGAGAACCTGTCCCACAGAAGCCAGCCATTATGCAGCCGGAGGTATTGTACTGGTGGAAGAGAGTGAATGCATCGGCTGTAAAGCCTGTATCACGTCCTGTCCCTATGATGCCCGCTTTGTTCACCCCGAGGGGTATATTGATAAGTGCACTTTCTGTGCTCATCGTGTTGAAAAAGGTCAGAACCCAGCCTGTGTTTCGGTTTGTCCCACCCACGCCATGATCTTTGGCGATCTGGATGACCCCAACAGTGACATCTCCAAAGCCATGGCAACCAGGAAGTGGAAATCACTGATCCCTGAAGCCGGTACTGATCCTAAAGTTTTCTACTTGTTAT